A genome region from Bufo gargarizans isolate SCDJY-AF-19 chromosome 2, ASM1485885v1, whole genome shotgun sequence includes the following:
- the LOC122927323 gene encoding G protein-coupled receptor kinase 5-like — MELENIVANTVLLKAREGGGGKRKGRSKKWKEILKFPHISQCEELRKQLDREYTSICEKQPIGRLLFRQFCETREHLLKIILFLDAVSNYELSSDEKRQETGEEIIKRFFTSNSPDYVPEIPDSQMEECILNFEKNPSKEIFISCISLLHEFLRGSPFREYQESMYFDRFLQWKSLERLTVTKDTFRQYRVLGKGGFGEVCACQVRATGKMYACKKLEKKRIKKRKGESMALNEKQILEKVNSRFVVNLAYAYETKDALCLVLTIMNGGDLKFHIYNMGNPGFEEERVVLYAAEICCGLEHLHQEGIVYRDLKPENILLDDDGHIRISDLGLAIKIPDGESIRGRVGTVGYMAPEVIKNERYTFSPDWWGLGCIIYEMIEGQSPFRARKERVKREEVEKRVQEEQESYSEKFTEDAKSICRMLLAKDPKQRLGGNEQGASQVKQHPFLRNINFKRLEAGVMKPSFVPDPRAVYCKDVLDIEQFSTVKGVNLDKTDNDFYAKFANGCVPIPWQNEMIETECFKDLNLFGPNGTRSPDLDWRLLPEPPKRSLLQRIFRRNQADYGIAPNDSSLSNANTTNHHFQSRTAMANVSS, encoded by the exons ATCGGGAATACACCAGCATTTGTGAAAAGCAGCCAATAGGACGCCTACTTTTTCGCCAGTTCTGTGAAACAAGGGAACATCTTCTTAAGATCATCCTCTTCCTCGATGCAGTG TCAAATTATGAATTGTCATCGGATGAGAAGAGACAAGAGACGGGAGAAGAGATCATTAAAAGGTTCTTTACCTCCAAT TCTCCCGATTATGTGCCAGAAATCCCAGATTCACAAATGGAAGAATGTATATTGAACTTTGAAAAGAACCCCAGCAAAGAGATCTTCATCAGTTGTATTAG ctTGCTCCACGAGTTCCTGCGGGGCTCTCCTTTCAGAGAGTACCAGGAGAGTATGTATTTTGACCGCTTCCTGCAGTGGAAAAGCCTGGAAAG GCTAACCGTTACAAAGGATACTTTCAGGCAGTACCGGGTGCTAGGAAAAGGAGGATTCGGGGAG GTGTGCGCCTGCCAGGTCCGTGCCACCGGGAAGATGTACGCCTGTAAAAAGCTGGAGAAGAAGAGGATCAAGAAGAGGAAAGGGGAGTCCATGGCTTTGAATGAGAAGCAAATCCTGGAAAAAGTGAACAGCCGCTTTGTG GTAAACCTGGCGTATGCATATGAAACTAAAGACGCTTTATGTCTGGTGCTCACCATCATGAATGGCGGCGACCTCAAATTCCACATCTACAACATGGGCAACCCCGGCTTTGAGGAAGAACGCGTGGTCTTATATGCTGCTGAGATCTGTTGTGGACTAGAACACCTGCACCAGGAGGGCATAGTGTACAG GGATTTGAAACCAGAAAACATTCTCTTAGATGACGATG gtcacatCCGAATTTCCGATTTGGGGTTGGCTATCAAAATTCCAGATGGTGAAAGCATCCGAGGAAGAGTAGGAACTGTGGGTTACATGG CTCCGGAAGTCATTAAGAATGAGAGATATACATTTAGTCCCGATTGGTGGGGGCTGGGCTGCATCATATACGAGATGATCGAGGGACAGTCTCCGTTCCGTGCCCGGAAGGAACGGGTCAAAAGGGAGGAGGTGGAAAAACGCGTTCAAGAAGAACAAGAGTCGTATTCTGAGAAGTTCACAGAAGACGCAAAGTCTATATGTAGGATG CTGTTAGCCAAAGACCCAAAACAGCGGCTAGGGGGCAATGAGCAGGGTGCCAGCCAAGTAAAGCAGCATCCGTTTCTCAGGAACATCAACTTCAAGAGGCTGGAAGCTGGAGTGATGAAGCCGTCCTTTGTGCCAGAT CCGCGGGCAGTGTATTGTAAGGATGTGCTGGACATTGAGCAGTTTTCAACGGTTAAAGGGGTCAACTTGGATAAAACGGACAATGATTTCTATGCCAAGTTTGCCAATGGATGTGTGCCAATCCCCTGGCAGAATGAG ATGATTGAGACGGAATGCTTTAAGGACCTCAACCTCTTTGGACCAAATGGGACGCGCTCCCCAGATCTTGACTGGAGGCTGCTTCCCGAACCGCCAAAACGTAGCCTGCTCCAACGGATCTTCCGAAGAAAC CAGGCTGACTATGGTATCGCTCCGAATGACTCCTCCCTCTCAAACGCCAACACCACAAACCACCACTTCCAGAGCAGGACGGCAATGGCCAACGTGTCCTCTTGA